The genome window CCGGTCTGTCTCAAGCCCGAAAGAGGGTCCAGGACGGACGCTGACCCGGCTCTGAGCCACCGGAACGTCCGGGGCGTGGTTCATCACAGACAAATCAGCGATATTGGACACGTCACAAATACGAATCGCTCAGCTTAGGTAGGAATAACAACCTGCAGACGGCGCGGCTGAGAACAGAGCAGGACCGCTTGCAGCGCAATGTGGACTTCAAGTCCCAACTGTACCGAGAACTTCAGTCACAGGTCACTCAGGAAGAAATCAGTTTGCAGAGATCGGTGCCGGTCGTGACGCTGCTCGAGAATCCTGTCGCCCCTCTGGCGCCGAGTGGTCCGAACCGCAGGTTTATTGTCATGCTGAGCCTCGCGCTGGGCGGCATGCTTGGTGTGGTCGTCGCATTTATCCGCTCGGCGATGAACAGGGACATAGAGGACGAAGAGGAGCGCGCGAAAGTGGAAGAAATCAAGTCCAGACTGAATCCGCGACGCTGGGTTGCGGGGATGTTCCGCTCGTAGACGGTTGGGTCAGGCTCGGCGTACCCAGTCGGCAGGAATGTTGATTTTGACCGCCTGGCCTATGGAGTCCACGCGGACGATGATGTACTCCTGGTTGCGATGCACAATGACTTCGCCTTTCATGCCGGCCATGAGGCCATAGGTGACTTCGACGGGCGTGCCGATGGGCGGTAGCGGGAATTGCACGACGTCCAGGCGTTCGGGGTCGGTCTGGGAGTGGCGGAGCGCATCGATTTCCTCGGGGCGGAGCTGGGCGAAGCCCTCGGCGTCCCGGAGGGTGGTGAGGATGGCATCGTCCCTCAGGACATCCATCCTTCCCAGCTCGTTCACCTTCGCAAAGATGTAGCTGCGGAACAGGGGCTCAATGACTTTCTTCTTGCGGTCGGACCACGTGCGCAGGACGGAGCGCTTGGGCAGGAAAACCTCTATGCCGCGCTGCTGAAGGCGTTTCTCGGCGGCCATTTCGGCGCGGGGCTTCGTGTAGAAGACGCGCCATAGATGCTGGTGGACCACGCGGATCCGGGGAGTCGTTCCGGAGGCGACGGTGATCGTACGCCGCCTGTCAATATCAAGGGTGCCCATACCAGTAATCTAACAAGCGGAATCGGTTCATGCACATGGGGGCGGGCCTTGATTTTGTCGTTTTGTCATGGCAGGGTATTTGGCGCGCGTGGCGTGACGAGCGGGATGCACCATTGTCCGGCATGATGATACCGCTTTCTTCTGGCGCTCGTGTAAGCGGAATGACTACGCGGGGCTGGGAGCGTTCGGCGGTGGCACGGCGGGCGGCGGTGGCTCGGCGGGCGGCGATTCGGCGGGCGTTGGGGCGGTTGCGTTTCCGGACATTGCGTGTCTATAGGTCTGTAACACGAACGGCCGAACCCATGGACTACAGCGCTATCCTGGCAATACTCGCTATTCTCAGCATGTTCTGGGCCATGATGAGGGTCTTGCTCACCGCGTTCACTACCCTGAATGAGAGGCGAGACACCATCGCAACCGGGCACTTGGATGGCCACCCGATTACGCTGGAACACCGGAAAACGATCTTTTTTCACGACTGGCTGCCGTTGAGCGGTGCAGCGATATTCTTCATGCTGTTGGTGGGATTCATGATCGCCAAACTCCCGTCACTCATCCTTTCGGACTCCGAATCCATTCTCAACAACAGATTGTCGACACTGACCGGCCTGGCCGCTATTATGCCGTTCATGCTCGCTGTAGGATATTTTTGCATGACCGTCGTCGGCACGATTTTCATAGGCAGGGTGCTCTCGGGCAAATCGCCGGGTTCCTTGCTGGCCACGCGTCCGGGCGAAACCGGACACACGTATCCTTTGTAGAGTAAGAACACCAGTTACCAGATAGACGAGGAGGCACCATGAGCACCGAATCCGCCCCCGACAAACTTCCGTGGCACAAGCGCTACGAAATCCTGGGACTCATTTACTTCTTCACTATGATGGCAGGAATGGCGGCCATCCTCTGGTACATACTCAGGTGATCGCGCCCCGGACAGCCGTTTTGGCCGTTTTGGTGCTCGCGGGGTGCGGGGGGCCGGAGCGGGGTGCCGAGGCGCCGACCGATGAACGAAGCGCGCCCACTTCCGAGGCGCGCCCTCCTGCCCTCCGTCCAGCGCTCAACATTGACGTCGCGTCCTCTGGCGAGCTTTCCATCTATTTCCCGGAGTACGCCGTGGATTTGCTGACGGAATTCCAGCGGCGCTTCGTCGCCGTGCAGACCGACATGGACCTCGCCCGCATGTACGATGCCGCGCTCGGCCTCGACCAGCGCACCCTCGGCGAGATCGACCTCATGCCCTTCGTCGAGTCCGAGTTGCCCCTCGCCGGCCTCGCGCCCGCCTGCGTCGCCGAATGCACCGAGCCCGCCTGGCTCCTGGACACGCCCGATTGGATCGCCGCCGCCCGCCACATCGACTCCCCCAATGCCATCGCTTTTTTCGATGCACTCTCCACCCTCTTCCCCTACCCCACCCTCTACGACGGCCGCATAGCCGCCTACCCCTCCCACTTCGAACGCACCTGGGACTACGGCGGATACTCCCTCCTCGGCTCCGGCCGCCACACGGGTCTCTTAAGCGCCTTCGCCCGCGTCTCCCCCGACTCGGCCGCCACCAACCCTGGTGACACTGAACCCGGCCCCTTCGCCCGATATGCCCGTGAGTTCTCCCGCTCCATCCTCATCGATGCGCTCGTCCAATCCTGCATAGGCCCCTCCGCCGCCGATGCCCGCACCGAACTCCTCTCCCTCGCCGGCACAGCCACCGAAGAAGACCGGACCCGCCTCCTCGAGCGCGTTGAAGCCCTCCGCAACCCCACCGCCCACGACATCCAAACCAGCTGCGCCCCCGGCCGCTCCTCCTCCACCCCCTGCACCTGCATGGGCGGCTGACCCTGCTCCTTTCGCGCCGACGCAGGCTGAGACTGCATGTGCATAGGAGGTTATGAAGCTGTACCCCGCGTGTCTGGTACGGTATACACAGGGCGACGTGCAGCGTCTTGGTCGTCAATAGAACCCATGGTAGGAGATTTGCGTATGCTTGAAGAACAGCTGATAGCCACTTCAATGGAACGTCACGACGTTTATCTGATTGACCCAGCCATTCTCGGTGGCACGCCGGTCTTCGCCGGGACTAGAGTTCCGGTCCAAACGCTACTGGACCACCTGGAAGCGGGTGACAGCCTGGAAGACTTTCTTACAGGGTTTCCATCCGTTCAGCGGGAGCAAGCAATAGCGTTTCTTGAATTGGCCAAAAACGCCCTGCTGGCTGCTTCCTGATGAAGAGCGTACTCTCGGTATTGAGAACCGTCCAGAATGGACGTGTCTATACCGTTTCTCTGTGAACCCGCGAAATCGTGCGCCAGACGAATTCCTACGCACAGCCGGACCTGACGCCGCCGTCACAGTTGCTTGCTCACCCATTCCACCAGGCGATCCAGCCCGATGATCGGATCGCGGTACCAATCCGCCGGCGGCCGGCCGGTATCGTGCCGCCACACCAGCTGCGCGCCCACGCGCATCCAATCCGGCCAGATCCACCGCCGATGCGCCAACTCGGGCGGCATCCCCAACGCCTCCATCCACGGACCCCGATTCGTCGACCAGTACGCCGGCTGCGTATCGCTCCCGCAAACCGCACCCCCGCGCCGCATCCCATCCAGCGCCTCCCGCGTCGACACCTTTGAATACAGCATGTAGTGCGCGATTTCCTCCACCGTCGCATGCGTCGAATCACTCCCCAGCAGATACGCCATGATATCGGCCCGCGCACACACCCCGAACGCGCCCCGCAGGCGGATCATGAGCGCCGGCCACGATGAAAGATCCGGCTCGGTCGGCGCCCAATTATCGGGCTCGCACCACCCGCCGCCCAAATCCACCATCCGGGGATACGCCGGCGTCCGCCTCTTCCCTTTCCGCATTTTGAGCGATGCGAACTGCGCCGCCCGCTCTTCGCCGCGCGGCCCATAAAGCTCCGCCATCCGCTTCATCCGGCCCCAGTTCGTAAACGATGCGCCCGCGCTCGCCCACCACTCGAGTCTGCCGATGAGCTCCGGCGCATGTTGCGCCGCGTCCCCCTTGCCTTCCCCAAACTCATCGTCCGCGAAGGCCAGAGTGGTCAGCACCAGCGCCTCCGGATCGATGATGGAGCGTCTGGCGGTCTCGCGAAACGACTTCAGCTCGCGCGACGGAGCGTAATCCCCCTCCGTCAACACCTTCCACTGCGCACGCACCATATTCAGCGCCGCCCACCGAACTATATCTTCTGGAGCCGCACCGTCTCGCTCCGGGTCCTGCTCCTTCGGCTCTGGCTGCGGCACCGGGCTCCACTCCCAGTCCTGTTCCTGCTCCCAGTCCTGTTCCTGCTCGGTTTCGAACTCGGCCATCGCTCCCCTCCACCCGAAAAATGCGTAAACGGATCTTTCGTGGTTGACCCCGGGGGCCGCTTTCCATAACCAGGGTGCTGGCAGAGCCTCTGCCTTTTAATCGGAGGGTGTCCCCCCGTTCGGCGCCCACTCTCCCCACACACACGGTCGGGTAGGATCAGCCTACTCCGAACAGAATCATCCTGACCCGAGCAGGCTCATCCTATCGAATCGGAATGGGGTGCTTGTGCAATTTTCCGTGCGCTCCAAAAACAGGATCAGCCTACCACTTCAATAGGATCAGCCTACCGCTTCGATAGGATCAGCCTGCTTCCGGACCCCCACTTCGCGACGCCACACAAAGGCCACTTTCTCATTCAATAGGATCAGCCTACCCCGCAAACGTGCTAAAACGCCTCGATTTCGTCCATGAGCGCCTGCACGATATCACCCTCATCGACGGTGCGGAGGATTTTGCCTTTCTTGAAAAGGTGGGCGCGGCCGCGGCCCAAAGATACGCCCAGGTCGGCGCCGGCGGCTTCGCCGGGGCCGTTGACGGCGCATCCCATGATGGCGACGTTCAGGTCCTTTTCGTATTTCGCCTTGGCGACGGCGGCCTCGACGGCCTCCACGATCGGGAACATGTCCCCGGCCAGACGGCCGCAGGTGGGGCACGCAATGATGTTCACGCCGGGCCGACCCAGACGCAGGGACTTCAGGATCTGATGCCCGACTTCGACTTCGTGCACGGAGTCG of Rhodothermales bacterium contains these proteins:
- a CDS encoding GNVR domain-containing protein — protein: MQRNVDFKSQLYRELQSQVTQEEISLQRSVPVVTLLENPVAPLAPSGPNRRFIVMLSLALGGMLGVVVAFIRSAMNRDIEDEEERAKVEEIKSRLNPRRWVAGMFRS
- a CDS encoding DUF433 domain-containing protein — protein: MVGDLRMLEEQLIATSMERHDVYLIDPAILGGTPVFAGTRVPVQTLLDHLEAGDSLEDFLTGFPSVQREQAIAFLELAKNALLAAS
- a CDS encoding UpxY family transcription antiterminator; its protein translation is MGTLDIDRRRTITVASGTTPRIRVVHQHLWRVFYTKPRAEMAAEKRLQQRGIEVFLPKRSVLRTWSDRKKKVIEPLFRSYIFAKVNELGRMDVLRDDAILTTLRDAEGFAQLRPEEIDALRHSQTDPERLDVVQFPLPPIGTPVEVTYGLMAGMKGEVIVHRNQEYIIVRVDSIGQAVKINIPADWVRRA